The nucleotide window TTCTCCCCGTTTTGCACCTCGTCCGGTAACGGTGCGGCTTGCAAATGACGGATTTGAAGTTCAAATTAACTGAACCTCTCGCGGTCCCCTCCGATCACTCGAGTTCTGCCGGTTCGGGTGCACTCAACGGCTGCTCGTCATCGAGTTCGGGGGGCGGCATCCGAGCAGCGGTAGACGGGGGCGGTCGGAGCAGGGGGAACTGCAGGCAGTCGATGCGGGCGCAACGTCACGCGTCGATCGTCTCGACGCCGGCGGATGGGGGCTGCTGGATTGCCGTGACGCTCACTCGTCGACGGTGTACGCCGGAATCCACGGCGGCATCGAGCGATCCTTCGACCACTCGAACAGGTGGCGCTTCTCGTTCGCGTAGTAGGAGCGGTACGCGTCGACGTAGTCGTCGGCCGTCCACTCGCCGGTGAGCTGGGGCGGGTCGGTCTCCCCCTCCCCCGGCCAGTCGAGTCCACGGACGGCGTCGGAGTCCAGGGATTCGACGACGGCCCAGCAGCCGTGGCGCTCGTCCGGCCCGTGGTCCCAGCGGTACCGCCACTCCCCGTGGGCGGCGTCGGTGTAGGCCCGGAGCCGTCGCCAGTTGGCGAGACTCCCCGCCGCCCAGCGGGTCAACGGGTTGTTCGCGTGCGTAAAGTACAGGTCGTCGGACTCCGGGTAGCCGTTCAGCTGTACGGCGGTGGTGAGCACCATCGAGCACTCGAACACGCTGCTCGTCACGTGCCTGTCGACGAGCCAGGTGACCAGAGTGTCGAGGTCCCTGTCGAGCCAGAACGCGTTGACCATCCGCCCGTTCGTACGCCGCGCACACGGTTAGCGGCTCTGACGTCCCCGGCGCTTCGAACGGGAGGAATCAGCTCTGCTACTGGGGTCGACACCTTGATGTACGGGTACCCGTGGGTACGCGTAGATGGAGATCATCGGTCACCGCGGATGCGCCGACCAGTACCCCGAGAACACGGTTCACGCCGTGCAGCGCTCCTCCCGGTACCTCGACACCATCGAAGTGGACGTCCGACGCTGCGGCTCCGGCGAGCTCGTCGTCTTCCACGACGAGACCGTCGACCGGTTGACCGACGCGACCGGCCGGGTCACCGACCTCGACTGGACCGAACTCCGCGAACTCGAGGTGATGGACTCCGGCGAGACGATCCCACGTCTCTCGACCGTCCTCGAGGCGTTCCCCCGCGGCGTCCGCGCCCAGGTAGAACTGAAGGGGCGAGGGCTCGCCGAGGACGTGCGCGACGTCGTCGCCGGGTCCGACGTCGAGGTGGCCGTCTCCTCGTTCGACATCGACGCGCTCGCGGAGGTCCACGACCTCGGCTGGGACGTGCGGACGGGCTACCTGTTCGAGTCGAACCCCGCGGGGAACCTCGCGGCCGCCGTCGAACTCGGCTGTGCGGTCGTCCACCCCTACTACGACCTCTGCCTGAAGACCGACGTCGTCGACGACGCCCACGAGGCGGGGCTCGAGGTCGTCGCGTGGAAGGCCGCGCGTACGGCCGAGGAGGTCGCGGCGCTCAGGACCGTCGGCGTCGACGGCGTCACAGCGGATCGGTGGGACATCGGCTAGTCCGATCTGGCTGCGGATTTCGGGGTAGAGGAGTCGTGGTCTCGAGTGCTTCGCGGTTTTGCTCGAAGTTTCCCGTGGCATCCGGCTTTTGGGACGGTTCAGTCGCAGTCGAGTAGGTCCGGAAAGCCCCCGCGGCCCCTTTCAGTCCCGCCCACAGCAACCGCACCTCACCCTCCCTTACCTCGGAGCGAAGCCCCTCGGAAGTCACCCTCGCTTCGCTCGCGTGACCAGCCGATTCGCTCGCCCGCGCTCGCATCCCTCGCGCGCGCGTCTGCTCGCCCCTGAGGGGCTCGCAGTCACGCGCGTCACTGCCACAGCCAGATAATCTACGTGGCGCGCGGCGGCCAAGCGAAGCGCGGCCGCTCGTGCGAGGGACGAGCATCGCTGGCCGCAGGCCGAGAAGCGCAGGAGGCTGGGGAGGGTGAGGATGTGGGTGGGACTGAAAGGGGCCGGAGCGCTGGGCGATGGCGCGGACCGTCAAGCACCGCAGGCGAACGAGCGAAGCGAGTGAGGCGAGGAGCGCAGCGGCCGCACCGAGTCCAGCGCTCCGGGGGCTTTCCAGGTGTACTCGTCTCCGTCATCGATACTCGCCTCCCGATTCAGACGATACCGTCCAAATTCACAGAACAAGCTAACAGCCTCTTCGACACCAACCTCACCCAGTCGTCACGACTTCCAGCACCGCCCGGTGTTCGAGTTCCGTGTCCGCGCCGACCTGCCGGCGGCTCCGGCAGTCGATGCCGTGGAGGAAGCCGTCGCCGATGTCCGAATGGAGGTGGTACGCGAAGTCCTCGGCGGTGGCGTCGCCGGGGAGGACGAAGCAGTCGCGGAACGGGCCCTTGCTCCAGTCGCCGCTCGCGCTCCCCGGGAAGACGACCTTGGCGTCGAGCTCCTCGAACAGCGCCGTCTCGATGGCCTGCTGGACGCCCGTGCCGTCGAACTCGGCCACGAACTCGCGGATGGCCTCGAGGCCGGCCGCCTGCTCGTCGGAGACGTCGCCGACGACGTCGAAGTCGGCCTCGCCCTGCCGGTAGTCGACGACGCCCGACTCGGCGGCCTTCTTCAGCGACTTCTCGGCGTGGGCGCTCGTCGGGACGATCGTGAGGTGGTCGTACTCCGGGTCCGACGTGATCTCCTCGTAGTTCTCCTTCGCCGCCGGCGTGTCCATCTTGTTCGCGGCGATCACCATCGGCTTCGTCCGCTTGCGCATCTCCCGCGCGAGCGCGAACCGGTCGTCGGCGTCCCACGTCTCCGGGTCGAGTTCGAGGTCGAGCGAGAGGACGACCCGCTTGATCTCGTCCTTGTTCGTCCTGAACGCGCTCAACTGTTCCGCGAGGACGTGCTCGACCCCGATCTCGTCGCCGGGGTTCGGCCCCTGGTACATCGACTCGAACTTCTCGATCCCCTTCTCCAGGACGCCCAGGTACCACTGGTCGAGTTCGTCCTCCAGGAAGTCGACGTCCTCGCGGGGGTCGTGTCCCTCCGTCGGCTCGCCCTCGATGTCGGTCTCGCCGGAGAAGTCGACGACGTGGACGAGCACGTCCGCCTCGTTCAGGTCGGTGAGGAACTGGTTGCCGAGCCCCTTCCCCTCGTGGGCACCGGGGATGAGCCCCGCCACGTCGACGAGCTGGACCGGGACGAACCGGGTATCGTCGTCGCAGAAGCCGTGGTTCGGTTCGCACTCCTCGTCGAACTCGGGCGCCGCGCAGTCGACGCCGACGTACGCCTCACCGACGCTCGGATCGATGGTCGTGAACGGGTAGGCCCCCTCGGGCACGTCGTTCATAGTGGCCGCGTTGAAGAAGCTCGATTTCCCCACCGAGGGCTTCCCCACGAGGCCGATCTTGTAGCTCATTGACCGGAATCGGCGGCCGTCGGGGGAAAGGATTTCTACCCGACGGCGGCGTGGCCAGCGGTGACACACCGCGCAGAACTCGTCGTAGCATCCGGCCGACCCCCGACCGGTCGCGGACCGTGACGACGTGTGTCTCGGAACCCCTTTAGGCGGGACCCACCTTATCCCGGCCATGAACTACGATTCTGCGCTCGACCGCGCCTACGAGTCGCTTCCGGAGTCACCCGCCGAGGCGGGCGACCGACTCAACGTTCCGGACCCCGAGGGACAGACCGACGGGGCGTTCACGCGACTGACCAACCTCGACGCCATCGCCGACTCGCTCTCCAGGGACGCCGAGCACCTCCACCGTTCCATCCAGCGTGACCTGGGGACGAACGGCCAGTTCGAGAACGGCGTCGCCCGCTACAACGGCTCGTTCTCGGTCGCCGACTTCGAGGCCGCCATCGACGAGTACGTCGCCGAGTTCGTCACCTGCTCGGAGTGCGGCCTCCCGGACACCGTGCTCAAGACCGAGGACGGGATCAACATGCTCCGCTGTCAGGCGTGCGGGGCGTTCCGGCCGGTCGAGAAGCGCTCCGGGTCCGCGACGCGCCAGCGCGCCGGCCCCGACATCGAGGAGGGGAAGACGTACGAACTGAAGATCACCGGCACCGGCCGGAAGGGCGACGGCGTCGCCGAGAAGGGGAAGTTCACCATCTTCGTCTCGGGCGCGAGGGAGGGCGACGTGGTGAACGCCTACGTCCACAACGTCTCCGGGACGCTGGCGTTCGCCCGGCCGGCCTGAGGCGGAACCGAAAACGTGAGGATTCCCCGGCGTGGATAGGCGAGGGACGTGTCCTATCGGGTCGATAGACGGCGGCTCCTGCGCGCGGCGATGGCCACGCTCGTGCTGCTCTCGGGGGGATCGATAGCGACGGCCGCCTACCACGGCGTCGACACCGATCCCGACGGGGAGGCGTTCGTCGAGGGGGAGCGCGCGGTCGAACCGCGCGACGGCCTCACCGTCGTGACGACGAGCCAGTACGGGGACAACTTCATGGTCGCGTTCGCGCCGAACGGCTCGGTTCTCTACTACGACGACCGCTACGCCATCTACGACGAGATCAAGCACGTGCCCGGCACGAGCGCGACCGTCGTCGTGGTCGCCACCCGGAACCTCGACCGCCAGCGGTGCCACGCGACCACGCGGTGCAACCGGAACGTCATCGAGCGCGTGAACCTCTCGACCGGCGAACGCGAGCGCCTCCACGAGCGGGTGAACCCCCGGAACCGGAACCAGTGGCACGCGGTCGACCTGATCGACGACACGCACCTGCTCGTCGGCGACATCGCCTACGACCGCGTGTTCGTCGTCGACACCGAGACGGGACTCATCGAGTGGGAGTGGGAGGCCCAGCGGGACTTCCCGCTCTCGGGCGGCGGGATCTACCCCGGCGACTGGACCCACCTCAACGACGTGGAGTACCTCGGCGACGGCCGGGTGATGGTCAGCCTCCGCAACCAGGATCAGGTCGTGTTCATCGACATGGAGGAGGGGCTCCAGGAGGAGTGGACGCTGGGGAGCGAGGACGACCACGGGACCCTCTACGAGCAGCACAACCCCGACTACATCCCCGAGTCCGGCGGCGGGCCGGCCGTGCTCGTCGCGGACTCGGAGCGAAACCGCATCGTCGAGTACCAGCGCGAGGACGGGACGTGGCGCCAGACGTGGGAGTGGTCGGACGTGCGGATGCAGTGGCCCCGCGACGCCGACCGCCTGCCGAACGGCAACACGCTCGTCGTCGACTCCAACGGCGCCAGGGTGTTCGAACTCGACCCGTCGGGCGAGATCGTCTGGCAGGTCGACATCAAGGGCGCATACGACGTGGAACACATCCCCGTCGGAGACGAGGGCGGCGAACCCCAGACCGCCGAGCGCCTCGGCCTGGCGAGCCGGACGGACGGCGACTCCTCCCCCCGGGAGGTCGTCGGCGAGCCGCGGAAGACGCCCAAGCGGTCCCTGTCCGTGCTGTCGGCCGTGGTACCGGGACCGGTGCTGAACGGGATACTGTACGTGCTCCCGCAGTGGTTCGGCCTCGCCCAGCTCGGGGCGACGCTGCTCGGGACGACGACGGCGGTCGGGTGGGCCGCGCTCGAACTGCACTGGCTCGGCTACCGGCTCCGGTCGCCGTTCACGCGCGACCGGTAACGCGATCCGGGGCGTCCTTCGTCCCCGAACATCGACCGACCCGAATCCGCCCCGACACGGGCCGTTCGCTTCTCGCGGGTGAGAACCGGCGCGGTGGGTTCTTCCCGCCGCGACTGACTTCCTCCGGCGTGACCACCATCGACCTCTCCGACGGCTTCGACGTCCACGACTACCGGTCGAAGTTGAAACTGCTCCGGCAGGACGCCGGGTCGATGACGCTCGCCAACCGCGAAGGACTGGAGTGTCCGGCGTGCGACCGCCCGTTCGAGCGGTTGTTCGTCACCGACGACGACCGGGTCAGCTTCGGGGACGCGCCCGACGGACCGATCTGTCTCGCCCGGACGGACGCGCGGCTGCTTGTGTTGACGCACTGAGTCAGGACGACGCGCACCGTCCGCGGTGAACGCGTGCGAGAGCCGTGTTCCACATTCGCTATCCCGTACATCGATCGTAGTCATTTCCCGCATCTCTAGGGTGACGAATACGAACGACCATCCTACTGCTTGAGAACATTACCCGTTCAACACGAGACCGATCATAGCAGAGACGAGTCCTAGAGTCACGATTCCAACAATGAACATCCCTCCTGCACTGTTACTGATTGTGACGAGAGCTGCTACTGGAATCGGTACGGTAATCGCGATCCAGGGCAATGATTTCTCCCTCAGAGCACCACCGGCAGCGAACATCAGTGAAAAATAGGCACCAATAGCCAGTTCGATAGTTCGTAACGCAGTAATACCTAAAACAATCTTTGTGAGGAAGAGCGAGATCGGAATCGCAACGACGGATACTGCCGCGAGCTTCTGTTGATTAGATAGATCGAAATCGCCAAAATTATCTATAATTTTATATAATATCAAAATCGTGATTAATGCGCTCAAGTACAAGGTTGGAGTGGTAAAGAACCCGCCAAAATCGAGGCCACCTTGTGCGCTGGTAAGAATATATGTCATGCTCGTATCCACTCCTCTTGAATTATTGTTTCAGTGAGCGTGATTAGCGCCTATTCGACGTAATTGCGTCCAGAGGATCTATTTGCGGACGATAAAATCTTTATTATATTCCTTCCAGAGTCGGGCAGAGGACGAGAGGTTGTAAAACGGAATCGACGTCTTCGATGGCTTTCACGCATCGTACGTTCCCTCCGTGACGTCACCTGTGCCGGCGATTCTGATACGGTGGCGCTCGAAATTCAGCCACGAGGGTTCTCCCGGCGGGGAGTCCGGCGTCCACGGGCCTGTCGTTGATCCAGCAGGCGTACTGCGGGTCGAAGGAGTTCGTCAGGATTAGGGTTTGGTAACTCGGTCACGGTCGCTGGTCACGTCGATTGAACGAACTCGCAGTCGACGCTGACAGCGAAGCGCGGATAACCTCCCGGCTGTCGGTCACTCCGCCGGTTCGAAGTCGAGCGCGACGGAGTTGATGCAGAACCGCTCGCCGGTCGGTTCCGGACCGTCCTTGAAGACGTGCCCGAGGTGGCCGTCGCAGGTGGCGCACTTCACCTCGACGCGGGTCATCCCGTGTCGGGTGTCCTCCTCGTAGGTCACCGCCGAGTCCTCGGCGGCGTAGAAGCTCGGCCACCCGCAGGCGGCGTCGAACTTCGTCCCCGAGTCGAACAGCACCGTCCCGCAGGCCGCGCAGGTGTAGACCCCCTGCTCGTCGCGGTCGACGTGCTCGCCGGAGAAGCGGGCCTCGGTGCCCTTCTCCCGGAGGATGCGGTACTCCTCGTCGGTCAGCCGCTCGCGCCACTCCTCGTCGGACTCGGGCAGGTCGCTCGCGGGTTCTTGCTCGCTCATACCCGGTGGTACGACGTACAGAGGGATACCCTTGTTCCCGGGAAGCCGGTCGCGGTCCGGCATCGTCGTCGGCCGGATGTCGGACAGCCACCGCCCGTCTACCGTTGACGATCCTCGCCGCGACTCACCGACAGAGCGCGGCGACGTCGTGGAGGTCCCGCACCTCGTAGGTGGGGTCGACCGTGAGCTCGTGGTCCCGGCGGTGCGGGCGGCGGATGAACGCCGAGTCGACCCCGGCGTTGTGGGCAGCCTCGACGTCCGTCTCGTTGTCGCCGACGTACAGCGCCGTCTCGGCGTCGAGGTCCGCCAGCGCCCGTTCGAGGTAGTGGCTGTTCGGCTTCTTGTGCGTCAGGCTCTCGACGGTCGGCGCCCGGCCGTATGCCGTCCCGAAGAGGTCGGCGACCCCGAAGTGGTCGAGCACGAAGTCGACCGTCTCCTGCTGGTTCGAGGAGACGATGCCGAGCGGCGAGTCGATGTCGTGGAGCACCTCGAAGTCGTCGTACAGCGACTTCCGGCCGGCCCGCACCTCCCGGCGCTGGGCCTCGAAGGCCGTCCGGTCGCGGATCGTCCAGAACTCGGAGGGGGAGAGATCGTACGTCGTACACACCGACTCGACCTCCTCGGGGGAGACCCCGACGACCATCGATCTGACGTGGTCGGGATCGGGGTCGGCGACGGAGAGGGCGTCGAACGCGTCCCACGCCGCCTCGTGGAGCACGCCGTAGCTCGTCCGGCCGACGAGCACGCCGTCGTTGTCGAACACAACCGCATCGTACACCATCTTGTCCCCACTTGGCGACCCTCGGTGAAATGACTTTGCTGTCGGGGGCGGAAGCGTCCGAATCCGCCGGTGCCGAAACCGACTCACCCCGGAGGAACGACTACTCCCCGATGACCGCGGACGACGCCAGTCCTGTCGGCCACACTCCAGGTGAGGCCCCTCCCGGCGGCGCTCCCGTCGAGGTCGAAACCGGCGCCCGCCTCCACGTCGGCTTCGGCAACCTCAGCCTCGCCCACGAGCGCCTGTACGGGGCGGCCGGCGTCGGCGTCGACCGGCCGGGCGTCAGGTTGACCGCGGCCCCGGCGGACGAAGTCGTCTGCGACCACGACACGGCGCGACGGTACGCGGAGCGGGTCTGCGGCCTCCTGGACCTCCCCGGTGCCCGCATCGACGTGGACCGGACGCTCCCGCGACACATGGGGCTCGGGAGCGGCACGCAGCTCTCGCTCGCGGTGCTCGCCGGCGTCGCCCGGGCCTACGGCAGCGAACCGCGAGTCCGCGAACGCGCGCCGGCGCTCGGACGGGGCGGTCGCTCGGGCGTCGGGGTGGCGGCCTTCGAGACCGGGGGGTTCGTCCTCGACGCCGGCCACCCGACCGAGCGGTTCACCACCGACCGGCCCGCGGATGGCGACTGGACGGTTCCGGCGGTCGCCGCGCGCCACGCCGTCCCCGACGACTGGCGCTTCCTGCTCGTGATTCCGGACGCCGAACCGGGCCGGGCGGACGGCCGGGAGGACGATTCGATGCGCGCGGTGGTCGAGGACGCCGACCCCGACGTGGCCGACCGCGTGGCGGGCGTCGTCCAGCGCCGATTGCTCCCCGCCCTCGCGGAGGGGTCGGTCGAGCGGTTCGGCGCAGCAGTCGGCGAGATCGGCCGGCTCAACGGCGCCTGGTTCGCCGACGAACAGGGCGGCGTCTACCGGCCGCCGGTGGGCGACGTGGTCGCCGCCCTCCGAGACGCCACCGCCGTCTTCGGCTCCGGGCAGTCGTCCTGGGGGCCGACCGTCTACGGCGTCACCGACGCCGACCACGCCGACGCGGCCCGCGACGCCGGCCGACGCGCCCTCGACGACGCCGGCGTCGGGGGCGACGTGCTGGTCGTCCGCGCGAGGAACGACGGGGCGACCGTCCGCCACGGCGACGAGTTCTGAGCCCCACGGACGACGGGCGCTGGTCGACTTACGGACGACGACTGCTCGATCACCACCAGCGACGATGTCCGACCGACTGCCGGCAACGATACCTGACTGACTGCCAGCGACGACTCCCGACCGACCGCAGGCGACGACCCCGAACTGACCACGGGTGGGACTGAAAGGGGCCGCGGGTGTCGGCGAAGGACGACGACGCTAGCACCGCAGCGCGAGCGAACTGAGTGAGCGAGCGCGAGAAGCACAGCGAGGCGCCCGAGTCGAGAGGCGAGGGGGCTTTCGCGGTCAGCACGCTAGTTCCCGAGTCGGACGAGCCGAAACGGGAGATGACGGATAAGGAGTATCGAACCCTCGAATCCCAGCACAACGACTAAGCACACACCCTCGACACGCACGGTATGGCCCGTATGCCGTTCGGCGTGGCGCAACTCGACTCCGTGCTCGGCGGCGGCGCCCCCGAGGGAAACGCCGTGCTCGTCGCCGGCGAGTCCGGCGCCGGCGCCCGGGAGTTCGCCTACACGAGCGCCGCGATGAACACGCTCGCGAACGCCGATTCGGAGCTGTTCGACCTGTACTACGGCGAGCTCGACGGGGACGCCACCGTCCCCGAGGAGGTCCACTACATCTCCTTCACGGCCGGCGAGGACTACGTCGAACGGGAGCTCCGCTACACGATGGCCGACGAGATCGTCGACGCCGTCGTGGAGCCGATGCGGTTCGCCGACTTCACCCCCGAGTACTTCCAGCTCTCGGCCATCCCCCGCGAGTGGTACATGGGCGAGACGACCTCCCTCCGGGACCTCGGCCGGGGCGCCAACCGCGACGGCGTGCTCACCGCGCTCGGGGAGTACCTCACCGACCACGCGGCCGGGAACCTCGTCGTCGTCGACTCCATCACGGACCTCATCGGCGCCGCCGGCGGCGAGGTGGCGTGGGACGACGTGGCGACGCTCGTGCGCGGGCTCGGCAAGGCGGCCCACTCGTGGGGCGGCCTGCTGCTCGTGCTCGCGAACACCGACGCCATCGACGACCGGCAGCTCGGCCAGCTCGTCGACGGGAGCGGTGGGAGCTTCCAGTTCAGCTGGGAGACCGGCGGCTCGAAGCGCGCCCGGACGATGGTCGTGCGGGAGTTCCGCGGCGTGCTCTCCCAGCTGGAATCAGAGAACATCGTCCGCTTCGAGACGGAGATCCACGACGGCGGGCTGGACATCAGCGACGTGCGGAAGATACGATAACTGGTAGCCACGACCATATTCTTAAGTAGGGTACCCGAAAGACGTTGGATAGATGGCCGGTGAGCAGGTGGACGCGCTGCCGGATGGCTTACGCGAGTGGGTACACGCCAGGGCCGAGGAGACCGATCGGTCCCCAGCGGACGTGCTGGCCCGTGCGACCGCCGCGTACCGGCTGCTGAACGACTACGAGGGCGACCTCGACGGGCTCGGAGGGTTCCCGGAGAACGCCGACCGCGTCGACGGGAACACGCTGCTCGGCCTCTCGGAGACGGTCGCGGAGCTCGACGAACGCGTCGCGACCGTGGAGGACGACCTCGACGAGAAGATCGACGACGTGCGGAGCCGCGTCGTCCAGGTGAAACGCGAGACCGATGGGAAGGCCGACGCGGACCACGACCACCCCGACCTCCGGCGCACCGCCGAGACAGCCGAGGTGCTCGCCGACGACGTGGAGGACCTCCGGGCGGACCTCGACGACCTCGAGTCGACGTTCGAGGAGGGGTTCGCCAACTACGAGGAGGTGCTGGAGTACCTCACCGACGCGACCGAGGAGCTGGAGGGGAAGGCGAACACGCTCGCCTCGGTCGCCGCCGAGGTCCGCACCCGCCTCGGGAACCTGGAGGCCCGCGAGGCCCGCACCCGCGCCGCGGCGGAGCTGAAGGACGAGGCGAACCGGCTCGGGGTCGAGACGGCGACCTGCGGCGCGTGCAGTTCGAAGGTCAGCCTCGGCCTGCTGTCGGCCCCGGAGTGCCCGAACTGCGGCGGCACCTTCGAGGCGGTCGAGGGGTCGCGCGGCTTCTTCGGCTCGGCCACGCTGACCGTCGGAACGCGACCCGCGCTGGAGGGGGAGACGGCGGAGGAACTCGGCCCGGAGGACATCTTCGATGACTGAGGACGACGACGCGGACGACCTTGACGGGACGACGCGACCGGAGATCCGGAACCCCTTCGCCGACTCGTCCGACGCGGGTCGGGACGACGACTTCCCGGTCGACCCCGGCGACGCCGACGACGCCACCGACGCCGAACCGGCCGAGGAGCGCGACGTCCCGTTCGCCGGGCTGGCGGCCGAGACGCGCGAACGCCGACGCCGGCGCGAGGGGGCCGACAACGACCCGTTCGAGCAGATGGAGGTCTCGGCGATCGACGCCGACGACCTGTGGGAGTCGCTGGACGACGTGGACCCGGAGGACGCCCCGGGCGGCACAGCGGAGCGCGTCGGCGAGACGGACTCCCGGCCGGAGCACGTCGTGAACAAGCGGGAGTACTGCCAGCGGTGCCGGTTCCTCTCCGCCCCGCCGGACCTCTCGTGCGGCCACGAGGGGACGGACATCGTGGAGGCGGTCGACGCCGACCGCTTCCGGGTCCGCGGCTGTCCGATGGTGACCGACGAGGGCGGGCCGACGTTCGAGAACCCCTGATTTATCCGACCACATCGCCTAGGCCCGGGTGATGCAGTTCTGCGACGAGTGCGGCTCGATGATGGTCTCCGAGGACGGCGTCATGGTGTGCACCTCCTGTGGCCACGCAGAGGAGCGGGACGAGGAGCTCGCCGCGCAGTTCGTCTCGACGGAGGAGCAGAGCGACGACGACGTCATCGAGACGGAGGAGGGCGCGAACTTCGAGGGGAAACCCACCTCGAACGACGTCCACTGCGACAAGTGCGGCCACGGCGTCGCCTGGTACACGATCAAGCAGACCGGCGCGGCGGACGAGCCGCCGACGCGCTTCTTCAAATGTAAGGAGTGCGGCTATCGATGGCGGGAGTACAACTGAGCTAGACGCGCAGACAACCGATCCCACGACGATACGACTTTACATCAGCACCCATTCGCCTCGTCCGTGTCCCTCCAGGATCGACTCGGACCGTGGCACGGTCTCCTGATCCTCGTCTTCCTCGTCGCCACAGGCCTGTCGCTCGCGCGCGCCGAGGAGCTGACCGCCGTGGCGGGCCTTTCGGCCGTCCTCTACGGACTGCTCGCCGTCGTCCTGTTGCAGTTCACCGTCGGCAACGTCTGGGCGTACGCCGTCGAGTACCGCGACGCCGGCGGGGCGTGGAGCGACCTGCCGTTCCTCGCGCCGCTCGTCTTCGGCGTCTGCTGGGGCGTGTTCGCCTTCTCCACGACGCGATCGGTCGGCGTGGCCGCCTGGGCAGCGTTCTGGGGGTTCGCCATCGTCGCCGCGATCACGGCGGTCGCCGTCTGGCTGCTCCTCGGCTACCGCGAGGGCTCAGAGCCGGCCGGCTAACCACGAGCCGACCGCCTCGCCCACCTTCCCCGCCCGCCCGATGTAGAAGTGGTCCGCCGCGAACTCGACGACCTCGTGGTCCAGTTCGCGGGCGCGCTCGACCGTCGGCTTCCAGTCCACCGTGTCGTCCCTGGTGCCGTACACCACCTGCACCGGGCAGGCGACCCGGTCGAGCGCCTCGACCGAGTCGAGCCCGGCCGCGACCCGTCGGGCCGGCGAGAGCACGCTCACCGCCGCGGGGTCCGTCTCGGCCGCGGCGTTCAGCGCGATGCAGCCGCCGAAGCTGAAGCCGAACAACCCGACCGCGTCGTATCGGTCGCGGGCCCAGCCCACCGCGTTGCAGGCGTCGGCGAGTTCGCCCCGGCCCTCGTTCCAGTCGCCGTAGTCGAACCGGAGGCAGTCGACGCCGCGCTCGCCGAGCACGTCGCTGACCGCCCGTAACCGCTCGTCGCCGCGGTGTCCCCGGTGCTGGGGGTGGGGCGGGCAGGCGACAACGCACGAGTCGGCGCCGGTACCGGCATCACCCTCGACAGCAGCGTCCGCGTCGGTATCGCCGTCCGCGCCGCCGGCGACGTCGAGCGTCGCCCGGACGTCTCGCCCGCCCGGCACCAGCACTGCCGTTCCGTCGTTCGCGCCCCTCCCGCCGTCCGTCGCGGCGTCACCGTCGGTCATGCGCTCGACTCCGTCTCGCCGCGCGAAAACACTGGCGGGGGACTCCTAACGCGGGTGAGATTTATACGGCGGACTCGCCAAAGCGGATTATGGGAATCCTCTCTCGTGCGTCCTACGTCATCCGCTCGAAGTTCAACGCGATCCTCAACAGGGCGGAGGACCCCACCGAGACGCTCGATTACAGCTACGAGCA belongs to Halorarum halophilum and includes:
- a CDS encoding DUF7385 family protein produces the protein MTTIDLSDGFDVHDYRSKLKLLRQDAGSMTLANREGLECPACDRPFERLFVTDDDRVSFGDAPDGPICLARTDARLLVLTH
- a CDS encoding HAD family hydrolase: MVYDAVVFDNDGVLVGRTSYGVLHEAAWDAFDALSVADPDPDHVRSMVVGVSPEEVESVCTTYDLSPSEFWTIRDRTAFEAQRREVRAGRKSLYDDFEVLHDIDSPLGIVSSNQQETVDFVLDHFGVADLFGTAYGRAPTVESLTHKKPNSHYLERALADLDAETALYVGDNETDVEAAHNAGVDSAFIRRPHRRDHELTVDPTYEVRDLHDVAALCR
- a CDS encoding aryl-sulfate sulfotransferase, translating into MSYRVDRRRLLRAAMATLVLLSGGSIATAAYHGVDTDPDGEAFVEGERAVEPRDGLTVVTTSQYGDNFMVAFAPNGSVLYYDDRYAIYDEIKHVPGTSATVVVVATRNLDRQRCHATTRCNRNVIERVNLSTGERERLHERVNPRNRNQWHAVDLIDDTHLLVGDIAYDRVFVVDTETGLIEWEWEAQRDFPLSGGGIYPGDWTHLNDVEYLGDGRVMVSLRNQDQVVFIDMEEGLQEEWTLGSEDDHGTLYEQHNPDYIPESGGGPAVLVADSERNRIVEYQREDGTWRQTWEWSDVRMQWPRDADRLPNGNTLVVDSNGARVFELDPSGEIVWQVDIKGAYDVEHIPVGDEGGEPQTAERLGLASRTDGDSSPREVVGEPRKTPKRSLSVLSAVVPGPVLNGILYVLPQWFGLAQLGATLLGTTTAVGWAALELHWLGYRLRSPFTRDR
- a CDS encoding glycerophosphodiester phosphodiesterase: MEIIGHRGCADQYPENTVHAVQRSSRYLDTIEVDVRRCGSGELVVFHDETVDRLTDATGRVTDLDWTELRELEVMDSGETIPRLSTVLEAFPRGVRAQVELKGRGLAEDVRDVVAGSDVEVAVSSFDIDALAEVHDLGWDVRTGYLFESNPAGNLAAAVELGCAVVHPYYDLCLKTDVVDDAHEAGLEVVAWKAARTAEEVAALRTVGVDGVTADRWDIG
- a CDS encoding translation initiation factor IF-2 subunit beta; this encodes MNYDSALDRAYESLPESPAEAGDRLNVPDPEGQTDGAFTRLTNLDAIADSLSRDAEHLHRSIQRDLGTNGQFENGVARYNGSFSVADFEAAIDEYVAEFVTCSECGLPDTVLKTEDGINMLRCQACGAFRPVEKRSGSATRQRAGPDIEEGKTYELKITGTGRKGDGVAEKGKFTIFVSGAREGDVVNAYVHNVSGTLAFARPA
- the msrB gene encoding peptide-methionine (R)-S-oxide reductase MsrB; translation: MSEQEPASDLPESDEEWRERLTDEEYRILREKGTEARFSGEHVDRDEQGVYTCAACGTVLFDSGTKFDAACGWPSFYAAEDSAVTYEEDTRHGMTRVEVKCATCDGHLGHVFKDGPEPTGERFCINSVALDFEPAE
- a CDS encoding redox-regulated ATPase YchF, translated to MSYKIGLVGKPSVGKSSFFNAATMNDVPEGAYPFTTIDPSVGEAYVGVDCAAPEFDEECEPNHGFCDDDTRFVPVQLVDVAGLIPGAHEGKGLGNQFLTDLNEADVLVHVVDFSGETDIEGEPTEGHDPREDVDFLEDELDQWYLGVLEKGIEKFESMYQGPNPGDEIGVEHVLAEQLSAFRTNKDEIKRVVLSLDLELDPETWDADDRFALAREMRKRTKPMVIAANKMDTPAAKENYEEITSDPEYDHLTIVPTSAHAEKSLKKAAESGVVDYRQGEADFDVVGDVSDEQAAGLEAIREFVAEFDGTGVQQAIETALFEELDAKVVFPGSASGDWSKGPFRDCFVLPGDATAEDFAYHLHSDIGDGFLHGIDCRSRRQVGADTELEHRAVLEVVTTG